The following proteins are co-located in the Solidesulfovibrio sp. genome:
- a CDS encoding 4Fe-4S binding protein codes for MRIVVARRLSQAFFLLVFLWFCVVATVGDALWQLRGWPINWLLSLDPLTAVATLLSTGTLFAPLVWGLAVLALTLFIGRFFCGFVCPLGTLNQLTGYLARRRATTEARVADNAPSRAQGIKYVLLAFFLAAAALGSLQTGLLDPLPLVFRSVNLAVLPLVDPGRLGIHGEGRFSDGAWVLGLIFLAILAGNLWRPRFFCRFLCPAGALMGLATRLVPWRIGKADAKACGTCRRCEAFCEGACRPSGEITVSECVLCLNCLDACPTGRIGFAPRPSACGERALPDFSRRGAVFTLAAGALAAPLWRVGGASALGRDPALIRPPGSLDEARFLARCIRCGQCMRVCPSAVVQPAVTVAGAAGLWTPALNYRLGRAGCLQNCVACGQVCPTAAIRPFSLEEKLGRGDFAAVGPLRLGTAFVDRTRCLPWAMGRPCIVCQEVCPVSPKAIGVVTVFEPVAGGAVSVTDARGAALTLAGAPATGRNLGSGDYFLRPLGLPDTAAVRVVSLAGVALTLEKPLPDLGQGRKAEIVVRLQQPHVDPARCVGCGMCEHECPVSGLRAIRVTSENESRSGPGRMLA; via the coding sequence ATGCGCATCGTTGTCGCCAGGCGCCTGAGCCAGGCCTTCTTTCTGCTGGTTTTCCTCTGGTTTTGCGTCGTGGCCACGGTGGGCGACGCCTTGTGGCAGCTGCGCGGCTGGCCCATCAACTGGCTCCTCTCCCTGGACCCCCTGACGGCCGTGGCCACGCTGCTGTCCACGGGCACGCTCTTCGCGCCCCTTGTCTGGGGCCTGGCCGTGCTCGCGCTCACCCTTTTTATCGGCCGGTTTTTCTGCGGCTTCGTCTGTCCGCTGGGAACGCTCAACCAGTTGACGGGGTATCTTGCCCGGCGCCGGGCCACGACCGAAGCCCGGGTGGCGGACAACGCCCCCAGCCGGGCCCAGGGGATCAAGTACGTGCTGCTGGCCTTTTTCCTGGCCGCCGCCGCCCTGGGCAGCCTGCAAACCGGGCTGCTCGACCCGCTGCCGCTGGTGTTTCGTAGCGTCAACCTGGCCGTGCTGCCCCTGGTCGATCCGGGCCGGTTGGGCATCCACGGCGAGGGCCGCTTCTCCGACGGCGCCTGGGTGCTGGGGCTGATTTTCCTGGCCATCCTGGCCGGCAACCTCTGGCGGCCGCGTTTTTTCTGCCGTTTCCTGTGCCCGGCCGGGGCGCTGATGGGCCTGGCCACCCGGCTGGTGCCCTGGCGCATCGGCAAGGCCGACGCCAAAGCCTGCGGCACCTGCCGGCGCTGCGAGGCATTCTGCGAAGGCGCCTGCCGGCCGTCCGGGGAGATTACCGTCAGCGAGTGCGTGCTGTGCCTCAACTGCCTGGACGCTTGCCCGACCGGCCGCATCGGTTTTGCCCCGCGCCCCTCGGCCTGCGGCGAACGGGCGCTGCCGGACTTCTCCCGGCGCGGGGCGGTGTTCACCCTGGCCGCCGGGGCGCTGGCCGCGCCGTTGTGGCGGGTGGGCGGGGCCAGCGCCCTGGGCCGCGACCCCGCGCTCATCCGGCCGCCGGGCTCCCTGGACGAGGCGCGTTTCCTTGCCCGCTGCATCCGTTGCGGCCAGTGCATGCGGGTGTGCCCGTCGGCGGTCGTCCAGCCGGCCGTGACCGTCGCCGGCGCGGCCGGGCTGTGGACCCCGGCGCTCAATTACCGCCTGGGCCGGGCCGGTTGCCTGCAAAACTGCGTCGCCTGCGGCCAGGTCTGCCCCACGGCGGCCATCCGGCCCTTTTCCCTGGAGGAAAAGCTCGGGCGCGGCGATTTCGCCGCCGTCGGCCCCCTGCGCCTGGGCACGGCCTTCGTCGACCGCACCCGCTGCCTGCCCTGGGCCATGGGCCGGCCGTGCATCGTCTGCCAGGAGGTCTGCCCGGTCAGCCCCAAGGCCATCGGCGTGGTCACGGTCTTCGAGCCGGTGGCCGGCGGCGCCGTATCCGTCACCGATGCCCGGGGGGCGGCGCTGACCCTGGCCGGCGCGCCGGCAACCGGCCGCAACCTGGGCAGCGGCGACTATTTCCTGCGCCCGCTGGGGCTGCCCGACACGGCCGCCGTGCGGGTCGTCTCCCTGGCCGGGGTCGCGCTCACCCTGGAAAAGCCCCTGCCGGACCTGGGCCAGGGGCGCAAGGCCGAGATCGTGGTGCGCCTGCAACAGCCCCATGTCGATCCGGCGCGCTGCGTCGGCTGCGGCATGTGCGAGCACGAATGCCCGGTGTCCGGGCTGCGGGCCATCCGCGTGACCAGCGAGAACGAGTCGCGTTCGGGCCCGGGCCGGATGCTGGCCTGA
- a CDS encoding DUF362 domain-containing protein, whose translation MKEHEPMVEPTAARPGPLSRRDFLRRLAGAGAAAVAVTGLGLSLRDPAGPAAVEQTRILSTLGDFAAPAPGAGKPRLAEVHGTDRAAMFAAGLAALGGMAAFVAKGDTVLVKVNAVIAAPAVLGATTSPELLSAVASACRQAGASRVLVTDNPINNPESCFEVTGLADAAKAAGARIIVPRPALFTPLTLPGGRLLRDWPVLAGAFEGVTKVISLAVVKDHARAGASMTLKNFYGLLGGRRNIFHQDINGIIAELGGLMRPTLCVLDGTQVMMTNGPTGGSLSDLREAGVMYLSGDPVATDVLGAGLLGRTPADLPYLGLAAAAGVGTADVASLNPVTVNTEPAAG comes from the coding sequence ATGAAGGAGCATGAACCCATGGTCGAACCCACGGCGGCACGCCCCGGGCCGCTTTCGCGCCGGGATTTCCTGCGGCGCCTGGCCGGGGCGGGCGCGGCTGCCGTGGCCGTGACCGGCCTTGGGTTGTCGCTTCGCGACCCGGCCGGGCCGGCGGCCGTGGAACAGACCCGGATTCTCTCGACGCTGGGCGATTTCGCCGCACCCGCGCCGGGGGCCGGCAAGCCGCGTTTGGCCGAGGTCCACGGCACGGACCGGGCGGCCATGTTCGCCGCCGGCCTGGCGGCGCTCGGCGGCATGGCGGCCTTTGTCGCCAAGGGCGACACGGTGCTCGTCAAGGTCAACGCCGTCATCGCCGCCCCGGCCGTCCTCGGCGCCACCACCAGCCCCGAGCTGCTCTCCGCCGTGGCCAGCGCCTGCCGCCAGGCCGGCGCCTCCCGGGTGCTGGTCACGGACAACCCCATCAACAACCCGGAGAGCTGCTTCGAGGTCACGGGCCTGGCCGACGCCGCCAAGGCGGCCGGAGCCAGGATCATCGTGCCGCGCCCGGCCCTTTTCACGCCGCTGACCCTGCCCGGAGGGCGGCTTTTGCGCGACTGGCCCGTCCTGGCCGGGGCCTTCGAGGGCGTGACGAAGGTCATTTCCCTGGCCGTGGTCAAGGACCACGCCCGGGCCGGGGCGTCCATGACGCTCAAAAACTTCTATGGGCTGCTCGGCGGGCGGCGCAACATCTTCCACCAGGACATCAACGGCATCATCGCCGAGCTGGGGGGCCTTATGCGCCCGACCCTGTGCGTGCTCGACGGCACGCAGGTGATGATGACCAACGGCCCAACCGGCGGTTCGCTGTCCGACCTGCGCGAGGCCGGGGTCATGTACCTCTCGGGGGACCCCGTGGCCACGGACGTGCTCGGGGCGGGGCTGCTTGGCCGCACCCCGGCCGACCTGCCCTACCTGGGCCTGGCCGCGGCCGCCGGCGTCGGCACGGCCGACGTGGCGAGCCTTAATCCCGTCACCGTCAACACCGAACCGGCGGCAGGGTAG
- a CDS encoding DUF6599 family protein — MALRRTGPGRAERAVSAGVLALLTAAAVWLGCAQSHLSPAVLVALSPPPPPVAGASGRAFATAAFLDDLAGATPAGAVESYDPETLSDRIDGKAELYLAANFKEMSVRPFALPGGARLDASVYAQAAPRDAYAVLSSQRRPGAEPSALAPDAYATQNALYFTRGPFYVELSADRADPATRQALAEVAKSLFARLPAGEASGENAPRDPKALFPAEGMDSQSLRLAAADAMGMAGFSNVYTADYALAAGAATAFIAGRDTPAAAEAEASAFAAFLLQNGYARQAADGLPEGAVLLAAPGSFEIIWTRGGLIAGVHDAISREAAVELAGKLAASLKDAAP; from the coding sequence ATGGCCTTGCGTCGAACAGGTCCCGGACGCGCCGAAAGGGCGGTTTCCGCCGGCGTGCTGGCGCTGCTGACCGCCGCCGCCGTCTGGCTGGGATGCGCCCAGTCGCACCTGTCGCCGGCCGTGCTCGTGGCCCTGAGCCCGCCGCCGCCGCCCGTTGCCGGTGCCTCGGGCCGGGCCTTCGCCACGGCCGCCTTCCTGGACGACCTGGCCGGGGCCACGCCCGCCGGCGCGGTGGAAAGCTACGACCCGGAAACCCTCTCGGACCGCATCGACGGCAAGGCCGAGTTGTACCTGGCCGCCAATTTCAAGGAAATGTCCGTGCGCCCCTTCGCCCTGCCGGGCGGAGCCCGCCTGGACGCCTCCGTCTACGCCCAGGCCGCGCCCCGGGACGCCTACGCGGTCCTCAGCTCCCAGCGCCGCCCCGGCGCCGAGCCGAGCGCGCTCGCCCCGGACGCCTACGCCACCCAAAACGCCCTCTATTTCACCAGGGGCCCGTTCTACGTCGAGCTTTCCGCCGATCGGGCCGACCCGGCGACGCGGCAGGCCCTGGCCGAGGTGGCCAAGTCGCTTTTCGCCAGGCTCCCGGCCGGCGAGGCTTCGGGGGAAAATGCGCCCCGCGATCCCAAGGCGCTGTTTCCGGCCGAGGGCATGGACAGCCAAAGCCTGCGCCTGGCCGCTGCCGACGCCATGGGCATGGCCGGGTTTTCCAACGTCTACACGGCCGACTACGCCCTGGCCGCCGGCGCGGCCACGGCCTTTATCGCCGGGCGCGACACGCCGGCCGCGGCCGAGGCCGAGGCCTCGGCCTTTGCCGCGTTCCTCCTGCAAAACGGCTACGCCAGGCAGGCGGCCGACGGCCTGCCCGAGGGCGCCGTGCTGCTTGCCGCGCCCGGCTCCTTTGAAATCATCTGGACCCGGGGCGGGCTCATCGCCGGCGTCCACGACGCCATCAGCCGCGAGGCCGCCGTCGAACTGGCCGGCAAACTGGCCGCGAGCCTCAAGGACGCGGCGCCATGA
- a CDS encoding double-cubane-cluster-containing anaerobic reductase: MTDAAHTAMWERLDLDLAAHDALLAVLGKFYGDIYLSQQGRLKGAEYLDFVLSEVHGLRIREIQEAKAAGQKVVGTFCVFVPEELTLAAGAVQVGLCAGAKAGTDKAEQLVPRNTCDLIKSFIGFKLARLCPYTESCDLVVGETTCDGKKKAYEAFGEHVPLHVMEVPQCKAPCDVALLRSEFVRYKQALETLTGNVITAASLAAATKRVNAKRRALQRLAKLRAADPAPISGRDALLVNQISFYDDPDRFTAKVNELCDEMEARIATGEGVAPKGTPRILLAGCPMAVPNWKLPYLVESSGAVIVGEESCIGERNTRDLTDEAPADLEGMLDALAARYMRIDCACFTPNTERLEHIAALARDLGADGVIHYGLLFCQPYAHEALKVDKAMEAAGLPFLAIETDYGMEDAGQLKTRVEAFVETLA; encoded by the coding sequence ATGACGGATGCGGCCCATACGGCCATGTGGGAACGCCTCGACCTCGACCTTGCGGCCCACGACGCCTTGCTCGCGGTTTTGGGAAAATTTTACGGCGACATCTACCTGTCCCAGCAGGGACGGCTCAAGGGAGCGGAATACCTGGACTTCGTGCTGTCCGAAGTCCATGGGCTGCGCATCCGGGAGATCCAGGAGGCCAAGGCGGCCGGGCAAAAGGTCGTGGGCACGTTTTGCGTGTTCGTGCCCGAGGAGCTGACCCTGGCCGCCGGCGCCGTCCAGGTCGGGCTGTGCGCCGGGGCCAAGGCCGGCACGGACAAGGCCGAACAGCTCGTGCCCCGCAACACCTGCGACCTGATCAAGTCGTTTATCGGCTTCAAGTTGGCCAGGCTTTGCCCCTACACCGAATCCTGCGACCTGGTGGTCGGCGAGACCACCTGCGACGGCAAGAAAAAAGCCTACGAGGCCTTCGGCGAACACGTGCCCCTGCACGTCATGGAAGTGCCCCAGTGCAAGGCGCCGTGCGACGTCGCGCTGTTGCGCTCCGAGTTCGTCCGCTACAAGCAGGCCCTGGAAACGCTCACCGGCAACGTCATCACGGCCGCCTCCCTGGCCGCGGCCACCAAACGCGTCAACGCCAAGCGCCGGGCCCTGCAGCGCCTGGCGAAGCTTCGCGCCGCCGACCCGGCGCCCATCTCCGGCCGCGACGCCCTGCTCGTCAACCAGATCAGCTTCTACGACGACCCGGACCGTTTCACGGCCAAGGTGAACGAACTGTGCGACGAGATGGAGGCCCGCATCGCCACGGGGGAAGGCGTGGCCCCCAAGGGTACGCCGCGCATCCTGCTGGCCGGCTGTCCCATGGCCGTGCCCAACTGGAAGCTGCCCTACCTCGTGGAGAGCTCGGGCGCGGTCATCGTGGGCGAGGAATCCTGCATCGGCGAGCGCAACACCCGCGACCTGACCGACGAGGCCCCGGCCGACCTCGAGGGCATGCTCGACGCCCTGGCCGCGCGCTACATGCGCATCGACTGCGCCTGCTTCACGCCCAACACCGAGCGCCTGGAGCACATCGCCGCCCTGGCCAGGGACTTGGGGGCCGACGGCGTGATCCACTACGGTCTGCTTTTCTGCCAGCCCTACGCCCACGAGGCCCTCAAGGTGGACAAGGCCATGGAGGCGGCCGGCCTGCCCTTCCTGGCCATCGAGACGGATTACGGCATGGAGGACGCCGGCCAGCTCAAGACGCGGGTGGAGGCCTTCGTGGAGACCCTGGCCTGA
- a CDS encoding outer membrane homotrimeric porin, whose translation MKKRLGALALAAGMVFGAVGAAQAATEVKMTGDARVYGNFFENRNYTGWNKTGTKTEDTFEIWERFRLRTDFVANEAVKFRLGVKVEDTWGYGTFTAANPSAAIQVDLAYLQFKVPNCTDIEVTAGLQDVNLPQSGLFYNSPVWSDKMAALTIKAPLIDKTLGLLVGFGRLIDTNRTFDTTTTQKGDELDAYFLALPVTVEGFKATPWAMVAVAGRDANYTYKDTTDVAEWGNTFANTLVSSASAKNLTTPGAVGYWKNNQNPYIWAGGAFEVSALDPVKFYADVIYGAGAMNDHKAAKREGWMVDLGAEYTGIDAVTPQVFAFWSSGEDKSTRNGSERMPYMRSQWGPGNSFLFDSSQELGKGSNMYTDPVGNYGIGASLNNISLIEKLTNRLTFVYVHGNNSPRAIRDARVNYNSAYFAMGKDLTSNEYVMGLNLDTKYMIYENLAAVMETGWAHGQFQQSVWGHRLVSQSESNGNNAWKVAFGLTYKF comes from the coding sequence ATGAAAAAGCGTTTGGGAGCCCTGGCCCTGGCCGCCGGCATGGTGTTCGGCGCCGTCGGCGCCGCCCAGGCCGCCACCGAGGTCAAGATGACCGGTGATGCGCGTGTCTACGGAAACTTCTTTGAAAACCGCAACTATACCGGCTGGAACAAGACCGGAACCAAGACCGAGGACACCTTCGAGATCTGGGAACGCTTCCGGCTGCGCACCGACTTCGTGGCCAACGAAGCCGTGAAGTTCCGCCTGGGTGTCAAGGTGGAAGACACCTGGGGTTACGGCACCTTCACCGCCGCCAACCCGTCGGCGGCCATCCAGGTCGACCTAGCCTACCTGCAGTTCAAGGTCCCCAACTGCACCGACATCGAGGTGACGGCCGGCCTGCAGGACGTCAACCTGCCCCAGAGCGGCCTGTTCTACAACAGCCCGGTCTGGAGCGACAAGATGGCCGCCCTGACCATCAAGGCCCCCCTGATCGACAAGACCCTGGGCCTGCTGGTCGGTTTCGGTCGCCTCATCGACACCAACCGGACCTTTGACACCACCACCACCCAGAAGGGCGACGAACTGGACGCCTACTTCCTGGCCCTGCCCGTCACCGTCGAGGGCTTCAAGGCCACGCCGTGGGCCATGGTGGCCGTGGCCGGCCGCGACGCCAACTACACCTACAAGGACACCACCGACGTCGCCGAATGGGGTAACACCTTCGCCAACACCCTGGTCTCCTCCGCCAGCGCCAAGAACCTGACCACCCCCGGCGCGGTGGGCTACTGGAAGAACAACCAGAACCCCTACATCTGGGCCGGCGGCGCGTTTGAAGTGTCCGCCCTGGATCCGGTCAAGTTCTACGCCGACGTGATCTACGGCGCCGGCGCCATGAACGACCACAAGGCCGCCAAGCGCGAAGGCTGGATGGTCGACCTCGGTGCCGAATACACCGGCATCGACGCCGTCACCCCGCAGGTCTTCGCCTTCTGGTCCTCCGGCGAGGACAAGTCCACCCGCAACGGCTCCGAGCGCATGCCCTACATGCGCTCCCAGTGGGGCCCGGGCAACAGCTTCCTGTTCGACAGCAGCCAGGAGCTGGGCAAGGGTTCCAACATGTACACCGATCCCGTGGGCAACTACGGCATCGGCGCTTCGCTCAACAACATCTCGCTTATCGAGAAACTGACCAACCGCCTGACCTTCGTGTACGTGCACGGCAATAACTCGCCCCGGGCCATCCGCGACGCCCGGGTCAACTACAACTCCGCCTACTTCGCCATGGGCAAGGACCTGACCAGCAATGAGTACGTCATGGGCCTGAACCTCGACACGAAGTACATGATTTACGAGAACTTGGCCGCCGTCATGGAGACCGGCTGGGCTCACGGCCAGTTCCAGCAAAGCGTCTGGGGCCATCGCCTGGTCAGCCAGTCCGAGTCTAACGGCAACAACGCCTGGAAGGTCGCGTTCGGTCTGACGTACAAGTTCTAA
- a CDS encoding outer membrane homotrimeric porin, with product MKRLGCLALAAGMVLGALGAAQAATEVKMTGDARVYGNFFENRNYTGWNKTGTKTEDTFEIWERFRLRTDFVANEAVKFRLGVKVEDTWGHGTLTAANPDAATSLQVDLAYLQFKVPNCTDIEVTAGLQDVNLPQSGLFYNSPVWSDKMAALTIKAPLIDKTLGVLAGFGRLIDTNRTFDTTTTQKGDELDAYFLALPVTVEGFKATPWAMFSMAGRNADYSYKDTTDVAEWGNSFANTLVSAASAKNLTTAGQVGYWKNNQNPYIWAGGAFEVSALDPVKFYADVIYGSGAWTDHKAAKREGWMIDFGAEYTGIDAVTPQVFAFWSTGEDKSTRNGSERMPYMRSSWGPGNSFLFDNSQELGKGSNMYTDPVGNYGLGASLNNISFIENLTNRLTFVYVRGNNSPRALRDSQLYLNSAYMTMGHDLTTNEYVMGLNFDTKYMIYENLAAVMETGWAHGQFQESVWGHRLVSQSEANGNNAWKVAFGLTYKF from the coding sequence ATGAAGCGTTTGGGATGTCTGGCCCTGGCCGCCGGCATGGTGCTCGGTGCCCTTGGCGCCGCCCAGGCCGCCACCGAGGTCAAGATGACCGGTGATGCGCGTGTCTACGGAAACTTTTTTGAAAACCGCAACTATACCGGCTGGAACAAGACCGGCACCAAGACCGAGGACACCTTCGAGATCTGGGAGCGCTTCCGGCTGCGTACCGACTTCGTGGCCAACGAAGCCGTGAAGTTCCGTTTGGGTGTCAAGGTGGAAGACACCTGGGGCCATGGCACCTTGACCGCCGCCAACCCCGATGCCGCCACCTCGCTGCAGGTCGACCTGGCCTACCTGCAGTTCAAGGTTCCCAACTGCACCGACATCGAGGTGACGGCCGGCTTGCAGGACGTCAACCTGCCCCAGAGCGGCCTGTTCTACAACAGCCCGGTCTGGAGCGACAAGATGGCCGCCCTGACCATCAAGGCCCCCCTGATCGACAAGACCCTGGGCGTGCTGGCCGGTTTCGGACGCCTCATCGACACCAACCGGACCTTCGACACCACCACCACCCAGAAGGGCGACGAGCTGGATGCCTACTTCCTGGCCCTGCCCGTCACCGTCGAGGGCTTCAAGGCCACCCCGTGGGCCATGTTCTCCATGGCCGGACGCAACGCCGACTACTCCTACAAGGACACCACCGACGTCGCCGAATGGGGCAACAGCTTCGCCAACACCCTGGTTTCCGCGGCCAGCGCCAAGAACCTGACCACCGCCGGCCAGGTCGGCTACTGGAAGAACAACCAGAACCCCTACATCTGGGCCGGCGGCGCGTTTGAAGTGTCCGCCCTGGATCCGGTCAAGTTCTACGCCGACGTGATCTACGGCTCGGGCGCCTGGACCGACCACAAGGCCGCCAAGCGCGAAGGCTGGATGATCGACTTCGGTGCCGAATACACCGGCATCGACGCCGTCACCCCGCAGGTCTTCGCTTTCTGGTCCACCGGCGAGGACAAGTCCACCCGCAACGGCTCCGAGCGCATGCCCTACATGCGTTCCTCCTGGGGACCCGGCAACAGCTTCCTGTTCGACAACAGCCAGGAGCTGGGCAAGGGTTCCAACATGTACACCGACCCCGTGGGCAACTACGGCCTCGGCGCTTCGCTCAACAACATCTCGTTTATCGAGAACCTGACCAACCGCCTGACCTTCGTGTACGTGCGCGGCAACAACAGCCCCCGCGCCCTGCGCGACTCGCAACTCTACTTGAACAGCGCCTACATGACCATGGGCCATGACCTGACCACCAACGAGTACGTCATGGGCCTGAACTTCGACACGAAGTACATGATCTACGAGAACCTGGCCGCCGTCATGGAGACCGGCTGGGCCCACGGCCAGTTCCAGGAGAGCGTCTGGGGCCATCGCCTGGTCAGCCAGTCCGAGGCCAACGGCAACAACGCCTGGAAGGTCGCTTTCGGCCTGACCTACAAGTTCTAA
- a CDS encoding RidA family protein — MAKSVVAATASTAIGPYSLGVWAGDLLFVSGQTPIDPATGSVVPGGVAEQARQSIKNVAAILASAGLTLDDVVKSTLFIKDMEAFATINAVYAEFFREPYPARSCVEVARLPRDVLVELEVVAKRS, encoded by the coding sequence ATGGCCAAATCCGTCGTCGCCGCCACTGCCTCCACCGCCATCGGCCCCTATTCCCTGGGGGTCTGGGCCGGCGACCTGCTGTTCGTTTCCGGCCAGACCCCCATCGATCCGGCCACGGGCAGCGTCGTCCCCGGCGGCGTGGCCGAGCAGGCCAGACAGAGCATCAAGAACGTGGCCGCCATCCTCGCCTCCGCCGGCCTGACCCTGGACGATGTGGTCAAGTCCACGCTGTTCATCAAGGACATGGAGGCCTTTGCCACCATCAACGCCGTGTACGCCGAGTTTTTCCGCGAACCCTATCCGGCCCGTTCCTGCGTCGAGGTGGCCAGGCTTCCCCGGGACGTGCTGGTGGAACTGGAAGTGGTGGCCAAAAGGTCCTGA
- a CDS encoding TOBE domain-containing protein → MPDAKNTGPDGGGGRFRAARIFSVPDDVKFLDTLELTRLSEAFSAWTDRAGRPDVAVSRNRVRLIYLMLRHTGARLGEVLGLDDRHDINLDTLAVTYAHGEGEGREVQIPAELGEALAEVFANPAYASLRGLLFRLDQGHVRRKFYERAEECGFTKELVNPSTIRRSRAVELLRDDVPLPVVQRILGHSTADLTAAFLHLPEEQRRKVERQVLARETRRTSARNAFFGRVAQVRKGDIQTQVVVESLGGHAVSSVITNESLKNLGVTEGSFVTAEIKAPWVVLEACDELPRATTTNRFLGTVELTRIGELTSEVIVVLSDGTRLCALITTQSARELELAEGRQIWAMFNAFAVVLHVD, encoded by the coding sequence ATGCCTGATGCGAAAAACACCGGCCCGGACGGCGGTGGCGGGCGGTTCCGGGCCGCCCGGATCTTTTCCGTTCCGGACGACGTGAAGTTCCTGGACACCCTGGAGCTCACGCGCCTGTCCGAAGCCTTCTCCGCCTGGACGGACCGGGCCGGCCGGCCCGACGTGGCCGTGTCGCGAAACCGCGTGCGCCTGATCTACCTGATGCTGCGCCACACCGGCGCCCGCCTGGGCGAGGTCCTGGGCCTGGACGACCGCCACGACATCAACCTCGACACCCTGGCCGTCACCTACGCCCACGGCGAGGGCGAGGGCCGCGAGGTGCAGATCCCGGCCGAACTGGGCGAGGCCCTGGCCGAAGTCTTCGCCAATCCGGCCTACGCCTCCTTGCGCGGCCTGCTCTTTCGCCTGGACCAGGGCCATGTGCGCCGCAAGTTCTACGAGCGGGCCGAGGAGTGCGGCTTTACCAAGGAGCTCGTCAACCCGAGCACCATCCGCCGCTCCCGGGCCGTGGAACTGCTGCGCGACGACGTGCCCCTGCCCGTGGTCCAGCGCATCCTGGGCCATTCCACGGCCGACCTGACCGCCGCCTTCCTGCACCTGCCCGAGGAGCAGCGCCGCAAGGTCGAACGCCAGGTCCTGGCCCGGGAAACCCGCCGCACCAGCGCCCGAAACGCCTTCTTCGGCCGGGTCGCCCAGGTGCGCAAGGGCGACATCCAGACGCAGGTCGTGGTGGAAAGCCTCGGCGGCCACGCCGTGTCCTCGGTCATCACCAACGAGAGCCTCAAAAACCTGGGCGTCACCGAAGGCAGCTTCGTCACGGCCGAAATCAAGGCGCCCTGGGTCGTGCTCGAAGCCTGCGACGAGTTGCCGCGGGCCACCACCACCAACCGGTTTTTGGGGACGGTGGAACTGACCCGCATCGGCGAACTGACCTCGGAGGTCATCGTGGTGCTGTCCGACGGCACGCGGCTTTGCGCGCTCATCACCACCCAAAGCGCCCGGGAACTGGAACTGGCCGAGGGCCGGCAGATCTGGGCCATGTTCAACGCTTTCGCCGTGGTCCTCCACGTGGATTGA
- a CDS encoding universal stress protein, whose amino-acid sequence MKTLIVCLDGSPLSLRALDLAIEASRCQPADILAVTVVEALSFFDCQAKDCEAAFAHILREPKRVLAEAQAYAAERGAAIRTLAEPGRPAETVARIARQEGADAIYIGSQGKDDVEKLLLGSVSTRLVQIAPCTVVVVR is encoded by the coding sequence ATGAAAACGCTCATCGTGTGTCTGGACGGCTCCCCGCTGTCGCTTCGCGCCCTGGACCTGGCCATCGAGGCCTCCCGGTGCCAACCGGCGGACATCCTGGCCGTGACGGTGGTGGAAGCCCTGTCCTTTTTCGACTGCCAGGCCAAGGATTGCGAGGCGGCCTTTGCCCACATCCTGCGCGAACCCAAGCGCGTCCTGGCCGAGGCGCAAGCCTACGCCGCCGAGCGCGGCGCCGCCATCCGCACCCTGGCCGAACCCGGCCGGCCGGCCGAGACCGTGGCCCGCATCGCCCGGCAAGAGGGCGCCGACGCCATCTACATCGGCAGCCAGGGCAAGGACGACGTGGAAAAGCTCCTGCTCGGCAGCGTCTCCACGCGGCTGGTCCAGATCGCGCCCTGCACGGTGGTGGTGGTGCGCTAG